From the Penaeus monodon isolate SGIC_2016 chromosome 3, NSTDA_Pmon_1, whole genome shotgun sequence genome, the window GTAAATAAGAAAGCTCACTGAGAGTTGTGACATCGCAGACGTAAATGTCTCTTGTTTTCAttagtaaatgtatacataccacGGGGAAAAGGTATGACAATTTACAGTAAGTAACACGGATTGTTTAACGGCGTAAATACTTATTCGTATAAGTATGAAGACGAAGAAATTACAAAcagaaaaagtaaagtaaatctgATTGTTCCTCTGGTTTCCGGCGTTTCCATGACACTGGCAGGATCCAGTTGTATCTCGCTGTGGTGTTACAGCTGAAGCCCTGTTCAGAGAAACTGTAGTTGGTTAagaacctttaaaaaaacatgacaataatcTCAGAGGTAAGATAATAAAGGATGCAGCTATAGCTCATTtgtaagcacacatacatatgttcatgcatacagacagacacaattacatatacagacatgtgtataatgtacacataaacatacacacacacacacacacacacacaccacacaccacccacacccacaccacacacacacacacacacacacacacacacacacacacatatatatatatatatatatatatatatatatatatatatatatattatacatatatatatatatgatatttattttatgtgatatatatatatatatatatatatatatatatatata encodes:
- the LOC119597538 gene encoding uncharacterized protein LOC119597538; protein product: MMTFRGMSVCVVCVAVMLTLTSTVQAGLKYKEKPGSCPLFPVAPPHLDGLLRVDCLEDNHDSAASAVTPQRDTTGSCQCHGNAGNQRNNQIYFTFSVCNFFVFILIRISIYAVKQSVLLTVNCHTFSPWYVYIY